Proteins encoded within one genomic window of Rutidosis leptorrhynchoides isolate AG116_Rl617_1_P2 unplaced genomic scaffold, CSIRO_AGI_Rlap_v1 contig9, whole genome shotgun sequence:
- the LOC139885242 gene encoding uncharacterized protein, translating into MEAIFLVRDLMEKYRSNKKDLHMVFIDLEKAYDRVPKKFFGGLWSSKEYLVNISAISKIYDVILIDESREGVNEKLELWRETLELKGFKLSRSKTEYMHCNFSGEGRSQTSTIQLGGVDVPRCDRFRYLGSILQEDGEVDKDITHRIQAGWAKWRSATDEKIRESRLRWFGHVRHRPREAPVRKGEDIDIRTERERKTYTHVGEDS; encoded by the exons ATGGAGGCAATCTTTCTTGTTAGGGACTTAATGGAGAAGTATAGAAGCAATAAAAAAGACTTGCACATGGTGTTCATCGACCTAGAAAAGGCGTATGATAGAGTCCCTAAAAAATTCTTTGGTGGGCTTTGGTCGAGCAAGGAGTATCTAGTCAATATATCCGCCATATCCAAAATAT ATGATGTCATTTTGATAGACGAGAGCAGAGAGGGAGTAAATGAGAAGTTAGAACTGTGGAGGGAAACCTTGGAGTTGAAAGGTTTCAAGTTGAGTCGTAGTAAGACGGAATATATGCACTGTAACTTCAGTGGAGAAGGGAGAAGTCAGACTAGTACGATCCAGCTAGGAGGAGTGGATGTACCGAGGTGTGATAGGTTCCGATATCTAGGGTCTATCCTACAAGAAGATGGAGAGGTTGACAAGGATATCACCCACCGTATACAGGCAGGATGGGCAAAATGGAGAAGTGCAACAG ACGAGAAGATAAGAGAGTCTAGACTTAGATGGTTTGGACATGTGAGGCATAGACCTAGAGAAGCTCCCGTTCGAAAAGGTGAGGACATAGATATAAGAACAGAGAGGGAGAGGAAGACCTACACTCACGTGGGAGAGGATAGTTAG